In a genomic window of Gouania willdenowi chromosome 11, fGouWil2.1, whole genome shotgun sequence:
- the gtf2h4 gene encoding general transcription factor IIH subunit 4, whose protein sequence is MMKLRVQLQCKNLHEYLRELSPELLDRLYNHPATCLAVYRELPSLAKNYVMRMLFVDQALPQAAVALWVIKDRHKDHHECVSVLAGLRLWHNQQLQGGLQGYILNPVFKENLRTALLGGGKAWADEGTTLGPDRHARDLESLDRYAMERWEVILQFMVGSPSAVSQDLAQLLVQAGLMKSEAGEAPYITSAGFQFLLLDTASQLWYFTLQYLKSAQSRGLDLVEILSFLFQLSFSTLGRDYSVEGMSESLLTFLQHLREFGLVFQRKRKSRRYYPTRLAITLAAGVTSSASSSSSSSVVPSFPGTGDTGYIVVETNYRVYAYTNSELQIALVALFSEMLYRFPNVVVAQLTRESVQQAIANGITAQQIIHFLRTRVHPVLLSQNPVLPPTITDQIRLWELERDRLQFTEGVLYNQFLSQADFEVLRDRAQGLGCLMWQDVAHRVMVVTHQGHSEVKRFWKRQRSQT, encoded by the exons ATGATGAAGCTTCGTGTCCAGCTGCAGTGTAAGAACCTCCATGAGTATCTGAGGGAGCTGAGCCCGGAGCTGCTGGACAGACTCTACAACCACCCTGCCACGTGCCTGGCTGTCTACAG GGAGCTTCCCTCTCTGGCCAAGAACTACGTGATGCGGATGTTGTTCGTGGACCAGGCTCTGCCTCAGGCTGCTGTGGCTCTGTGGGTGATTAAAGACAGACACAA ggaccATCATGAGTGTGTGTCGGTGCTGGCAGGACTTCGTCTGTGGCACAACCAGCAGCTCCAGGGGGGTCTACAGGGGTACATCCTAAACCCAGTGTTCAAAGAGAACCTGAGGACAGCTCTGCTGGgcgg AGGTAAAGCGTGGGCTGATGAGGGCACCACTCTGGGTCCTGACCGTCATGCCCGTGACCTGGAGAGTCTGGATCGTTACGCTATGGAGCGCTGGGAGGTCATCCTGCAGTTCATGGTGGGCTCCCCCAGTGCCGTCAGTCAGGACCTGGCCCAGCTACTGGTGCAGGCCGGCCTCATGAAGAG TGAAGCAGGAGAGGCCCCCTACATCACCTCTGCTGGTTTCCAGTTCCTCTTACTGGATACAGCCTCTCAGCTCTGGTACTTCACACTGCAGTACCTTAAAAGTGCTCAG TCTCGGGGGCTGGACCTGGTGGAGATTCTTTCCTTTCTCTTCCAGCTCAGTTTCTCCACCCTGGGCAGA GATTACTCAGTGGAGGGAATGAGTGAGTCACTGCTCACGTTTCTGCAGCACCTCAGAGAGTTTGGACTTGTGTTCCAGCGGAAG AGGAAATCAAGGCGTTACTACCCCACCAGACTGGCCATCACATTGGCTGCAGGAGTCacaagctccgcctcctcctcctcttcttcttctgtggtgccCTCCTTCCCTGGGACTGGAGACACTGGTTACATTGTGGTTGAGACCAACTATAGAGTCTACGCCTACACCA aCTCAGAGCTACAGATTGCACTGGTTGCTCTCTTCAGTGAAATGTTGTACCGTTTTCCCAACGTTGTGGTTGCTCAGCTAACCAGAGAGTCTGTGCAGCAGGCTATAGCTAACGGCATCACAGCACAACAG ATCATCCACTTCCTGAGGACCAGAGTTCATCCAGTCCTGCTTTCACAG AACCCAGTGCTGCCCCCCACCATCACAGATCAGATCAGACTGTGGGAGCTGGAGAGGGATCGACTGCAGTTCACTGAAG gagTTTTGTACAACCAGTTCCTCTCCCAGGCTGACTTTGAGGTGCTGAGGGATCGAGCTCAg ggtTTGGGCTGTCTGATGTGGCAGGACGTGGCTCACCGGGTGATGGTGGTGACCCATCAGGGACACAGTGAAGTGAAACGCTTCTGGAAACGACAGAGATCTCAGACATGA